One stretch of Pseudomonas fluorescens Q2-87 DNA includes these proteins:
- the fadD2 gene encoding long-chain-fatty-acid--CoA ligase FadD2: MQPDFWNDKRPAGVPLDIDHGAYKSVVEVFERSCKRFADRPAFSNMGVTLTYAELERYSAAFAGYLQAHTDLAPGDRIAVQMPNVLQYPIAVFGALRAGLIVVNTNPLYTPREMRHQFKDSGARALVYLNLFGQKVQEVLPDTDLQYLIEAKMGDLMPTAKGWLVNTMVSKVKKMVPDYSLPQAISFKSALRLGRGQGIKPLKVSLEDIAVLQYTGGTTGLAKGAMLTHGNLVANMQQARACLGQIGDDGQALLREGQEVMIAPLPLYHIYAFTANCMCMMVTGNHNVLITNPRDIGGFIKELKNWRFSLLLGLNTLFVALMDHPDFKTLDFSHLKVTNSGGTALVKATAERWEQITGCGITEGYGLTETSPVACANPYGGKSRLGTVGLPVPGTLMKVINDDGVEQPLGERGELCIKGPQIMKGYWNKPEATAEVLDSEGWFKSGDIAVIDPDGFVRIVDRKKDMIIVSGFNVYPNEIEDVVMAHPKVASCAVIGVPDERSGEAVKLFVVARETGVSLEELKAYCKENFTGYKIPKHIVLRESLPMTPVGKILRRELRDIA, translated from the coding sequence ATGCAGCCTGATTTCTGGAATGACAAACGCCCGGCCGGCGTGCCCCTGGATATCGACCATGGGGCCTACAAGTCGGTTGTCGAGGTGTTCGAGCGTTCCTGCAAGAGATTCGCCGATCGTCCAGCGTTCAGCAACATGGGGGTGACCCTCACGTATGCCGAGCTCGAACGCTACAGCGCGGCTTTCGCCGGCTATCTGCAGGCTCACACCGACTTGGCCCCGGGTGACCGTATCGCGGTGCAGATGCCCAACGTGCTGCAATACCCGATCGCGGTATTCGGTGCCTTGCGTGCGGGGCTGATCGTAGTCAACACCAACCCGCTGTATACCCCGCGGGAAATGCGCCACCAATTCAAGGATTCCGGGGCCCGGGCGCTGGTGTACCTGAACCTGTTCGGGCAGAAAGTCCAAGAGGTCCTGCCCGACACCGACCTGCAATACCTGATCGAAGCGAAAATGGGCGACCTGATGCCCACCGCCAAGGGTTGGCTGGTGAACACGATGGTGAGCAAGGTCAAGAAGATGGTCCCGGACTATTCGCTGCCCCAGGCCATTTCCTTCAAGAGTGCCTTGCGCCTGGGGCGTGGCCAGGGCATCAAGCCGCTGAAGGTCAGCCTCGAAGATATCGCGGTGCTGCAATACACCGGCGGCACCACCGGGCTGGCAAAGGGGGCGATGCTGACCCACGGTAACCTGGTGGCCAACATGCAGCAGGCCCGGGCGTGCCTCGGGCAGATCGGCGACGACGGCCAAGCACTGCTGCGCGAGGGCCAGGAAGTCATGATCGCGCCGCTGCCGCTGTACCATATCTATGCTTTCACAGCCAATTGCATGTGCATGATGGTCACCGGCAACCACAACGTGCTGATCACCAACCCGCGGGACATCGGCGGCTTCATCAAGGAACTGAAGAACTGGCGTTTTTCGTTGCTGCTGGGGCTCAACACGCTGTTCGTGGCGCTGATGGACCATCCAGATTTCAAGACCCTGGATTTTTCCCACCTCAAGGTCACCAATTCCGGTGGGACCGCCCTGGTCAAGGCCACCGCCGAGCGCTGGGAGCAGATAACCGGTTGCGGTATCACCGAAGGCTATGGCTTGACCGAAACCTCGCCGGTGGCCTGTGCCAACCCCTATGGCGGTAAGTCCCGGTTGGGCACGGTGGGGCTGCCGGTGCCGGGCACACTTATGAAAGTGATCAACGACGACGGTGTCGAGCAGCCACTGGGCGAGCGTGGCGAGCTGTGCATCAAGGGGCCGCAGATCATGAAGGGCTACTGGAACAAGCCCGAAGCCACGGCCGAAGTGCTGGACAGCGAGGGCTGGTTCAAGTCCGGCGACATCGCGGTCATCGACCCGGACGGGTTTGTGCGTATTGTCGACCGCAAGAAGGACATGATCATCGTGTCCGGTTTCAACGTGTACCCCAACGAAATTGAAGACGTGGTCATGGCCCACCCGAAAGTCGCCAGTTGCGCGGTGATCGGTGTGCCGGACGAGCGCTCGGGCGAAGCGGTGAAACTGTTCGTGGTGGCGCGCGAGACGGGAGTCAGCCTTGAGGAGCTCAAGGCCTACTGCAAGGAGAACTTCACGGGCTACAAGATTCCCAAGCACATCGTGCTGCGGGAGTCGTTGCCGATGACGCCGGTGGGCAAGATCCTGCGACGGGAACTGCGGGACATCGCCTGA
- a CDS encoding alpha/beta hydrolase — protein sequence MIHQTFWLTATDHSRLFVNQWLPDTAPEALVMLAHGMAEHSGRYARLAQALCDEGYGVYAADLRGHGKTGQAMILGHFADAGGWAKVVGDLASLNHHIGQQHPDTPVVLLGHSMGSYIAQGYLLHHSASLHGAILSGSNFQPVALYRAARLIARFERRRQGATGRSALIEWLSFGSFNKKFKPARTPFDWLSRDPTEVDKYVHDPLCGFRCTNQLWVDLLGGLQQISKASNLAQIDPGLPVLVIGGECDPVSEGKRLKDLADALRDAGSRNLQLTIYPQARHELFNETNRDEVTADVLAWIAQALSHKRPPRSE from the coding sequence ATGATCCACCAAACGTTCTGGCTGACCGCGACCGACCACAGCCGCCTGTTCGTCAACCAATGGCTGCCTGACACCGCGCCCGAGGCGCTGGTCATGCTGGCACACGGGATGGCCGAACACAGCGGCCGCTACGCACGCCTGGCCCAGGCCCTGTGCGACGAAGGCTACGGCGTCTACGCTGCGGACTTGCGCGGCCATGGCAAGACCGGCCAGGCAATGATTCTCGGCCATTTTGCAGATGCGGGCGGTTGGGCCAAGGTGGTGGGTGACCTGGCCAGCCTCAATCATCACATCGGCCAGCAACATCCCGATACGCCCGTGGTGCTGCTGGGTCACAGCATGGGCAGCTACATCGCCCAGGGCTACTTGCTGCATCACAGCGCCAGCCTGCACGGGGCGATTCTCAGTGGTTCCAATTTCCAGCCTGTGGCGCTTTATCGGGCGGCTCGGCTGATCGCCCGCTTCGAACGTCGACGCCAGGGTGCCACGGGGCGCAGCGCCTTGATCGAGTGGCTGTCGTTCGGCAGCTTCAACAAGAAATTCAAACCGGCGCGCACCCCCTTCGACTGGCTCAGCCGCGACCCGACCGAAGTCGACAAATACGTCCACGACCCGCTGTGCGGCTTTCGCTGCACCAATCAACTGTGGGTCGATCTGCTCGGCGGGTTGCAGCAAATCAGCAAAGCGTCCAATCTCGCCCAGATCGATCCGGGCCTGCCCGTGTTGGTGATCGGCGGTGAATGTGATCCGGTGAGCGAAGGCAAGCGTCTGAAGGATCTGGCCGACGCCCTGCGCGACGCCGGCAGCCGGAACCTGCAACTGACGATTTACCCACAGGCCCGACACGAATTGTTCAACGAAACCAACCGCGACGAAGTGACGGCCGACGTGCTGGCCTGGATTGCCCAGGCACTGAGCCACAAGCGTCCGCCACGAAGCGAGTAG
- a CDS encoding MaoC family dehydratase — translation MTQVTNIPYEALEVGQTASYSKTVEERDIQLFAAMSGDHNPVHLDAEFAAASMFKERIAHGMFSGALISAAVACELPGPGTIYIGQQMSFQKPVKIGDTLTVRLEILEKLPKFRVRIATRVFNQRDELVVDGEAEILAPRKQQTVTLPTLPAITVG, via the coding sequence ATGACCCAGGTTACCAATATCCCTTACGAAGCCCTCGAAGTCGGCCAGACCGCGAGCTACAGCAAGACCGTCGAAGAGCGCGACATTCAGTTGTTCGCCGCGATGTCCGGCGATCACAACCCGGTGCACCTGGACGCCGAATTCGCGGCGGCAAGCATGTTCAAGGAGCGCATCGCCCATGGCATGTTCAGCGGGGCGCTGATCAGCGCGGCGGTGGCTTGCGAGTTGCCTGGCCCGGGCACCATCTACATCGGCCAGCAGATGAGCTTCCAGAAACCGGTCAAGATCGGTGACACCCTGACTGTGCGCCTGGAAATCCTGGAGAAACTGCCAAAATTCCGTGTGCGCATCGCCACGCGTGTATTCAATCAGCGCGATGAGCTGGTAGTGGATGGCGAAGCCGAAATCCTCGCGCCACGCAAGCAACAGACCGTGACGCTGCCGACGTTGCCGGCGATCACTGTCGGTTGA
- a CDS encoding efflux RND transporter periplasmic adaptor subunit: MRTSVRVAVTLCVVAVAIFAGFHLWQYYMLTPWTRDARIRADVVVIAPDVSGWVRELKAVDNQQVKAGDLLLDIDRERFEAAVEKARAVVQTRQQQLSLREHEASRRAALGPQAISAELRENAQINAGIARGELREAQAEAKVAELNLARSQVLAPRSGHITNLRLAEGNYVNAGQPVMALIDDSTFYVQAYFEETKLPRIRVGDAVKVWLMSADHALEGHVESISRGITDRNTNPDAQLLAEVEPTFSWVRLAQRIPVRIKLDKVPEGVSLSAGMTASVQVQEGHQ, from the coding sequence ATGCGTACCTCCGTACGTGTTGCCGTCACGCTGTGCGTGGTGGCTGTGGCGATCTTCGCCGGGTTTCACCTGTGGCAGTACTACATGCTGACGCCCTGGACGCGCGATGCGCGAATTCGTGCCGATGTGGTGGTGATTGCGCCGGACGTGTCGGGTTGGGTGCGTGAGCTCAAGGCTGTGGATAACCAGCAGGTGAAGGCTGGCGACCTGTTGCTGGACATCGATCGCGAGCGCTTCGAGGCGGCGGTGGAGAAGGCTCGGGCGGTGGTTCAGACACGCCAGCAGCAACTGAGCCTGCGCGAGCACGAAGCCAGCCGTCGCGCCGCCCTGGGGCCCCAGGCCATCAGTGCTGAACTGCGCGAGAACGCCCAGATCAACGCCGGCATTGCCCGGGGCGAACTGCGCGAAGCCCAGGCCGAGGCCAAGGTGGCCGAACTCAATCTGGCCCGCAGCCAGGTACTGGCTCCACGCAGCGGCCACATCACCAACCTGCGCCTGGCCGAAGGCAACTATGTAAACGCCGGGCAACCGGTCATGGCGCTGATCGATGACTCGACGTTCTACGTGCAGGCTTATTTTGAAGAAACCAAACTGCCAAGGATCCGCGTGGGTGATGCGGTCAAGGTCTGGCTGATGAGCGCCGACCATGCGCTGGAAGGTCATGTCGAAAGCATCAGCCGGGGGATTACCGACCGCAACACCAACCCCGATGCGCAGCTACTGGCCGAGGTCGAGCCGACCTTCAGTTGGGTACGCCTGGCCCAACGCATACCGGTGCGGATCAAACTGGACAAGGTGCCCGAAGGGGTAAGCCTGAGTGCCGGGATGACGGCGAGCGTGCAGGTGCAGGAGGGCCATCAATAG
- a CDS encoding DUF1656 domain-containing protein — protein sequence MGLREWSIGGVLLSPFLVYVVLALLVTGALRLLLSLVPAGRWIWHEALFDCALYVCVLTVITVVLGPL from the coding sequence ATGGGCTTGCGTGAGTGGTCGATCGGCGGGGTGCTGCTCAGCCCCTTCCTGGTTTATGTGGTGCTGGCGTTGCTGGTGACCGGTGCGCTGCGCCTGTTGCTCAGCCTTGTGCCGGCCGGGCGCTGGATCTGGCACGAAGCCTTGTTCGACTGCGCCCTGTATGTTTGTGTCCTGACTGTCATTACCGTGGTCCTCGGGCCACTCTAG
- a CDS encoding FUSC family protein, with product MPITFQALFAPDRLAVQFAIKTVLGGGLALWLALRWGLEQPSWALMTAFIVAQPLSGMVVQKGLARLLGTLVGTVMSVVFMGLFAQAPWLFLLALALWLGLCTACSTLLRSAWSYSFVLAGYTVAIIALPAISHPLSVFDQAVARCTEISLGIVCATAASALLWPLRVERQLAGQARAAWQSGMQAARATLAGDAQARKGLLEILGKIVAVDAQREHAWFEGSLGRQRARAISGLSQKLLMLLRIARSVRRQWKQLEPEEAEALQPWMSEVQQALDADSATLQALRPQLLDASHDAGFSSAQSYCLARLALLLDTALAACAALAAVQEGRAAADPPRTLAPHRDLSLAMVFGARSALAFLAVASFWLATAWPAASGALVLTCVVCSLFASRENGAQIGLSFLRGILLAVPTAFVIGEIVLPQWSSFAMLCMAMGVPLFFGALGMAKPQIFATATSFCLHFVVLVSPLNAMKYDVAAFFNNAQAMVIGVGAAVLAFNLLILRNPAWHSRRLLAATLDDLVRLTHRSLRGAESWFGGRMADRLLQLARHYPELPVQARSRWDDGLLGLDIGDELLHLRLSLAVAQIPDSVAQRRYFEALEEALEHGPAGDQADALAPASTEFLEVLAAQPPNDALKLAQGAVVQLQSSWRAWCRQHEPEGREHNHGLA from the coding sequence GTGCCCATTACCTTCCAGGCCTTGTTCGCCCCCGACCGCCTCGCCGTGCAGTTCGCCATCAAAACCGTATTGGGTGGCGGGTTGGCGCTGTGGCTGGCCTTGCGCTGGGGCTTGGAACAGCCATCCTGGGCCTTGATGACCGCGTTCATCGTGGCCCAGCCGCTCTCCGGGATGGTGGTGCAAAAGGGTTTGGCGCGATTGCTCGGCACGTTGGTGGGCACCGTCATGTCGGTGGTGTTCATGGGGCTGTTCGCCCAGGCGCCGTGGTTGTTCCTCCTCGCCCTGGCGCTGTGGCTGGGCCTGTGCACGGCGTGTTCCACGCTGTTGCGCAGCGCCTGGTCCTATTCATTCGTGCTGGCCGGCTACACGGTGGCGATCATTGCCTTGCCGGCCATTTCCCATCCGTTGAGTGTGTTCGATCAGGCGGTGGCGCGTTGCACTGAAATCAGCCTGGGCATCGTTTGCGCCACGGCGGCCAGTGCCTTGCTCTGGCCGTTGCGGGTCGAGCGGCAATTGGCGGGTCAGGCCCGTGCGGCCTGGCAGAGCGGCATGCAAGCGGCACGGGCCACCCTGGCCGGCGACGCGCAGGCCCGTAAAGGCTTGCTGGAAATCCTTGGCAAGATTGTCGCGGTGGACGCCCAGCGCGAACACGCCTGGTTTGAAGGCAGCCTTGGCCGGCAACGGGCCCGGGCCATCAGTGGTCTGAGCCAGAAATTATTGATGCTGCTGCGTATCGCCCGCTCCGTGCGGCGCCAGTGGAAGCAACTCGAGCCCGAAGAGGCCGAGGCCTTGCAGCCGTGGATGAGCGAGGTGCAGCAAGCCCTCGACGCCGACAGCGCGACCCTGCAAGCCTTGCGGCCGCAGTTGCTGGACGCATCTCACGACGCCGGTTTCAGCTCGGCGCAGAGTTATTGCCTGGCCCGGCTCGCCCTGTTGCTCGACACCGCCCTGGCGGCCTGCGCCGCGCTGGCAGCGGTACAGGAGGGCAGGGCGGCGGCGGATCCTCCACGGACCCTGGCTCCGCACCGTGACCTGTCCCTGGCCATGGTCTTTGGTGCCCGCAGCGCCCTGGCATTCCTGGCGGTGGCCAGTTTCTGGCTGGCAACGGCATGGCCTGCCGCTTCGGGTGCCCTGGTGCTCACTTGCGTGGTGTGCAGCCTGTTTGCCAGTCGTGAAAACGGTGCGCAGATCGGCCTGAGTTTCTTGCGCGGCATTCTGTTGGCGGTGCCGACGGCGTTTGTCATCGGTGAGATCGTCCTGCCGCAATGGAGCAGTTTCGCGATGCTGTGCATGGCCATGGGCGTGCCATTGTTTTTTGGCGCACTGGGCATGGCCAAGCCGCAGATTTTCGCCACCGCGACCTCGTTCTGCCTGCATTTCGTGGTGCTGGTGTCGCCGCTCAACGCCATGAAATATGACGTGGCGGCGTTCTTCAACAACGCCCAGGCGATGGTGATCGGTGTAGGCGCGGCCGTACTGGCGTTCAACCTGCTGATTTTGCGTAACCCGGCCTGGCACAGTCGGCGTTTGTTGGCTGCGACCCTCGACGATCTGGTGCGCCTGACCCATCGCAGCCTGCGCGGCGCCGAGAGCTGGTTCGGCGGACGCATGGCCGACCGCTTGCTACAGCTGGCGCGGCATTATCCCGAGCTGCCGGTGCAGGCACGCAGCCGTTGGGATGATGGCTTGCTGGGCCTGGACATCGGCGACGAACTGTTGCACTTGCGGCTGAGTCTGGCCGTGGCCCAGATACCCGATAGCGTGGCGCAGCGCCGTTATTTCGAAGCGCTGGAAGAAGCGCTCGAACACGGTCCGGCCGGTGACCAGGCCGATGCCCTGGCACCGGCGAGCACCGAGTTCCTGGAAGTCCTGGCGGCCCAGCCACCCAATGATGCGCTGAAGTTGGCCCAGGGCGCCGTGGTGCAATTGCAAAGCAGCTGGCGCGCCTGGTGCCGCCAGCATGAACCTGAAGGACGGGAGCACAACCATGGGCTTGCGTGA
- a CDS encoding PA2169 family four-helix-bundle protein, protein MTDINKESISVLNDLIETSKDGQEGFKTCAEDIKHPELKALFVKRSADCATAAAELQAAVRSLGGDPETSTSVSGDLHRRWVDVKSMFTGKDEEAVLNEAERGEDHALKAYKEALEKITKHNLVGIRDLVERQYHGVQRNHDQVKALRNQARAS, encoded by the coding sequence ATGACCGACATCAATAAAGAATCCATCTCCGTCCTGAACGACCTGATCGAGACCAGCAAGGATGGTCAGGAAGGGTTCAAGACCTGCGCTGAAGACATCAAGCACCCAGAACTCAAGGCTCTGTTCGTCAAGCGTTCTGCCGATTGCGCGACTGCCGCGGCCGAACTGCAAGCGGCCGTGCGTTCGCTGGGCGGTGATCCGGAAACTTCCACCAGTGTCAGCGGTGACTTGCACCGTCGCTGGGTAGACGTGAAATCCATGTTCACCGGCAAGGACGAAGAAGCAGTGCTCAACGAAGCCGAGCGCGGCGAAGACCATGCGCTCAAGGCCTATAAGGAAGCGCTGGAAAAAATCACCAAGCACAACCTGGTGGGTATTCGTGATCTGGTCGAGCGCCAGTACCACGGCGTGCAACGCAACCATGACCAGGTCAAGGCACTGCGTAACCAGGCACGCGCCAGCTAA
- a CDS encoding DUF3820 family protein: protein MNPQKLELLITRQMPFGKYKGRILADLPGQYLNWFAREGFPHGELGGLLALMQEIDHNGLSDLLDPLRVKHGKPKPRP from the coding sequence ATGAACCCGCAGAAGCTCGAATTGCTCATCACACGCCAAATGCCCTTCGGCAAATACAAGGGCCGAATCCTCGCGGACCTGCCCGGCCAGTACCTGAACTGGTTTGCCCGCGAAGGTTTTCCCCATGGAGAACTCGGCGGCTTGCTGGCATTGATGCAGGAAATCGATCACAACGGATTGTCGGACTTGCTCGATCCCTTGCGCGTCAAACACGGCAAGCCCAAGCCCCGCCCCTGA
- a CDS encoding aminotransferase class V-fold PLP-dependent enzyme, whose translation MPENTLRAHDEAFWQTFVGRYDVDPNGPLNLENGYFGRMSQTVVEEYQRNIEFINRGNSLYVRQQFDQEQGEAIRRQVANLIHASPKSVALASSAVDALQTLIRNYNKLKPGDQVLVCDLEYTSVKSAMHWLARQRGAQVIEIVHQHPASFESLVGTYREAFIRYPRLKLMALTYVNHLTGLVMPVRAIAESAKEFGVDIILDGAHALGQIDFDLKKLGIEFAGFNLQKWIGGPLSQGFLYIAPHRLVDIDPDMDEGSYPATDIRSRTPHSTPNIPALLTLPLVFEEHRALGGASAKGARLSYLRDLWVKAVRDLPGIEVMTPDDPGLYCGITAMRFTAQADQQAMADRLLNDYGIFTVVRNTSVGPCIRITPGLITLARDIDRLIKALTELSRL comes from the coding sequence ATGCCCGAGAACACACTGCGCGCCCACGATGAAGCTTTCTGGCAAACCTTCGTGGGTCGCTACGATGTCGATCCCAATGGACCGCTCAATCTGGAAAACGGGTACTTCGGGCGCATGTCCCAGACCGTGGTCGAGGAGTACCAGCGCAATATCGAGTTCATCAACCGCGGCAATTCGTTGTACGTCCGCCAGCAGTTCGACCAGGAACAGGGCGAAGCCATTCGCCGCCAGGTGGCGAACCTGATCCATGCCTCCCCCAAGAGCGTGGCGCTGGCCAGCAGCGCGGTGGATGCCCTGCAGACGCTGATCCGCAACTACAACAAGCTCAAGCCCGGCGACCAGGTACTGGTCTGTGACCTGGAATACACTTCGGTCAAGAGCGCAATGCACTGGTTGGCCCGCCAGCGCGGGGCGCAGGTGATCGAAATCGTCCACCAGCACCCCGCCAGTTTCGAAAGCCTGGTGGGCACCTATCGCGAAGCGTTCATTCGTTATCCGCGCCTCAAGCTGATGGCGCTGACCTATGTCAACCACCTCACCGGATTGGTAATGCCGGTCCGGGCGATTGCCGAGAGCGCCAAGGAGTTCGGCGTCGATATCATCCTCGACGGTGCCCATGCCCTGGGCCAGATCGATTTCGACTTGAAGAAACTCGGGATCGAATTTGCCGGGTTCAACCTGCAGAAGTGGATCGGCGGTCCCCTTTCCCAGGGTTTCCTGTATATCGCCCCCCACCGGTTGGTGGATATCGACCCGGACATGGACGAAGGCAGCTATCCCGCTACCGACATCCGCTCGCGCACACCCCATAGCACGCCCAACATCCCCGCCTTGTTGACCCTGCCCCTGGTGTTCGAAGAGCACCGCGCCCTCGGTGGCGCTTCGGCCAAAGGCGCGCGCCTGAGCTACCTGCGCGATTTGTGGGTAAAGGCCGTGCGCGATCTTCCCGGCATCGAAGTCATGACGCCGGACGACCCCGGCCTTTATTGCGGCATTACCGCGATGCGCTTCACTGCCCAGGCCGATCAACAAGCGATGGCCGATCGATTGCTCAACGACTATGGGATCTTCACCGTGGTGCGCAACACCAGCGTCGGGCCGTGCATACGCATTACGCCAGGCTTGATTACCTTGGCGCGTGATATCGACCGTTTGATCAAGGCATTGACCGAACTGAGCCGCCTGTGA